The following proteins come from a genomic window of Macadamia integrifolia cultivar HAES 741 chromosome 14, SCU_Mint_v3, whole genome shotgun sequence:
- the LOC122060800 gene encoding phenolic glucoside malonyltransferase 2-like, protein MREVAVAAQLIRNVVHDIDKGILRGMEHSVSDLLEMQYSRILAAAGSSQLGFYKIDFEFGKPKKVEMASIDRTGAMFLKESSNEGGGIEFDLVFNRKEMDAFVSVFVGGPNVLSEHSLRVLQRAF, encoded by the coding sequence ATGAGAGAAGTAGCCGTGGCTGCACAGTTGATAAGAAATGTGGTTCATGATATAGACAAAGGAATTTTGAGAGGCATGGAACATAGCGTTTCAGACTTGTTGGAGATGCAGTATAGTAGAATTTTGGCAGCAGCAGGGTCATCACAGTTAGGGTTTTACAAGAtagattttgagtttgggaagccAAAGAAAGTGGAGATGGCATCCATTGATAGAACAGGAGCCATGTTTCTGAAAGAGAGCTCTAATGAAGGTGGTGGGATtgagtttgatttggtttttaatAGAAAGGAAATGGATGCCTTTGTTTCTGTGTTTGTTGGTGGGCCTAATGTTCTGAGTGAGCATTCTTTACGTGTGTTGCAGCGTGCATTTTaa
- the LOC122060799 gene encoding protein FAR1-RELATED SEQUENCE 5-like has translation MGDQDIGLDVESVPRVGMKFNSEIKAYKFYNSYGGIFGFSVRKGYAHWKRTDKSILISRKFVCSKQGFRGKDKRDIDTSIPRAETRTNCSALMGIVRVDNGEYKCTKFVEEQSHPLHLPATLHMMRSQRKISDTCALEIDLADDSGMNPKSIFDLMSKQSGGRDSIGYIRQDQKNYLRTKHERDLSYGEAGCLLIFDTTFCTNKEYRPFGVFVGFNYHRCICIFGAALLYDETSESFRWLFEAFMKVHGQKKPLTIFTDQDAAIGNAISEFFKHFERVVKDKRYNELKEKFDAKNKTPRNIFPMSPIMLQALQVYTPVIFTEFQDEYIWITACFIKFRIESIVIHDYIVSVVNREGDFNVKCNPVGPTITCSCRKFETYGILCCHALKIFDVLDIKFIPANYLLKRWTRGARNIIAESVEGARVEEDVNLDYTQHYRLLCPKLVRIASEASNSSEGYALVDRVANDLCAQLQNLAVVALSRNPSSEYTDVNIGLKKKSPRKGGKRYKSWVEKQGKQRK, from the exons ATGGGAGATCAAGACATTGGTTTAGATGTTGAGAGTGTGCCTCGAGTCGGCATGAAGTTTAATTCAGAGATCAAGGCTTATAAATTCTACAATTCCTATGGGGGAATATTTGGTTTCAGTGTGAGGAAAGGATATGCACATTGGAAAAGAACCGATAAGTCAATCCTAATCTCGAGAAAATTCGTATGTAGCAAACAAGGTTTTAGGGGAAAAGACAAACGAGATATTGATACTAGTATACCAAGAGCAGAGACAAGAACTAATTGTAGTGCATTGATGGGAATTGTGCGTGTTGATAATGGAGAATATAAATGTACAAAATTTGTTGAAGAGCAAAGTCATCCTCTTCATTTACCAGCCACCTTGCATATGATGCGGTCGCAACGAAAAATTTCGGATACATGTGCGTTAGAGATTGATTTGGCTGATGATTCTGGAATGAATCCAAAGTCCATATTTGACTTAATGAGCAAACAGTCAGGTGGAAGAGACAGCATTGGGTATATCAGACAAGATCAGAAGAATTATCTTCGAACAAAACATGAACGTGACTTATCTTATGGTGAAGCCGGTTGTTTGTTGAT CTTTGATACAACATTTTGCACCAACAAAGAATATAGGCCATTCGGTGTATTTGTTGGATTTAATTACCATAGATGTATATGTATTTTTGGGGCTGCTTTGTTATATGATGAAACTTCAGAATCTTTCAGATGGTTGTTTGAGGCTTTCATGAAAGTCCATGGGCAAAAGAAACCGTTAACCATTTTTACTGATCAAGATGCCGCAATTGGAAATGCGATATCTGAA ttttttaaacactttgagaGGGTGGTGAAAGATAAGCGTTACAATGAgttgaaagagaaatttgatGCAAAAAATAAAACTCCAAGAAATATCTTTCCCATGTCACCCATTATGCTCCAAGCATTACAAGTTTACACTCCTGTAATATTTACAGAATTTCAGGATGAGTATATATGGATTACTGcttgtttcatcaaatttcGGATTGAGAGTATTGTCATTCATGACTACATAGTTTCTGTTGTTAACAGAGAAGGAGATTTTAATGTCAAGTGTAATCCAGTTGGACCCACTATTACTTGTAGTTGTAGAAAGTTTGAGACATATGGCATTCTATGTTGTCATGCTTTGAAAATATTTGATGTGCTTGATATTAAATTCATTCCTGCAAATTATCTGTTAAAGAGATGGACACGGGGAGCAAGGAACATAATAGCGGAAAGTGTTGAAGGAGCCCGAGTTGAAGAAGATGTTAACTTGGATTATACACAACATTATAGGCTTCTTTGTCCTAAATTAGTGAGGATAGCATCAGAAGCATCAAATTCGTCTGAGGGATATGCATTGGTTGACAGAGTTGCTAATGATTTGTGTGCACAGCTTCAAAATCTTGCAGTCGTTGCCCTATCTAGAAATCCATCAAGTGAGTATACTGATGTCAACATAGGGCTTAAGAAAAAATCACCTCGTAAAGGTGGAAAGCGCTATAAGAGTTGGGTAGAGAAGcaaggaaaacaaagaaaatag
- the LOC122060801 gene encoding malonyl-coenzyme:anthocyanin 5-O-glucoside-6'''-O-malonyltransferase-like, producing the protein MAASKPVKILEQCKVAPPPGSVAAPTSTAVPLSFFDAFWLPVLPVEIVYFYEYPHPISQFTHSLLPHLKHSLSSTLIHFYPLAGNVSWHHEPNQPMIYYTEGDSVSFTVAESDADFYHLSSNHLREAIESRPLVPHLPTSGTTIPLLAIQVTVFPNTGICIALSRHHSSCDGRAFTHFMRTWSSISKLGAGSLSPESLPFLDRTVIEDKENILNMFLELLEGLMDFESGSGNRILRAMDKDHKPNLVRATFELNEATTRRLKEWVFAQYKKAEHTQTHTRSITAPSRLVAACAYTWICLLKVEAKVGESNNNMTSFLLNTDCRARLDPPIPVTYMGNCVRPNVVIVEDKNDLIRGGVAAAAQLLGDAIHEMGKGVLKGMVQNVASLVEMSSDQIFAVVGSPQFEYYKTDFGFGRPKKVEMTSAEGARGMFLKDSSKVDGGFEFDLALNRLEMEAFASEFVDGLNALI; encoded by the coding sequence ATGGCTGCATCCAAGCCTGTGAAGATTCTTGAGCAGTGCAAAGTCGCACCACCTCCGGGCTCCGTCGCCGCCCCGACTTCCACCGCTGTCCCTCTTAGCTTCTTTGATGCATTTTGGTTACCAGTACTACCAGTGGAAATAGTATATTTCTATGAATACCCACACCCGATATCTCAATTCACTCATTCTCTTCTTCCACATCTCAAACACTCACTCTCCTCCACCCTCATCCACTTCTACCCTTTAGCAGGAAATGTCTCTTGGCATCATGAACCCAACCAGCCCATGATCTATTACACTGAAGGAGACTCAGTCTCTTTCACCGTTGCTGAGTCGGATGCCGATTTTTATCATCTCTCCTCCAATCACCTAAGAGAAGCCATTGAATCACGCCCACTCGTGCCTCACTTGCCTACATCTGGAACTACTATCCCCTTGTTAGCAATACAAGTTACTGTTTTCCCAAACACTGGGATCTGCATTGCTTTGTCTCGTCACCATTCGTCTTGTGATGGAAGAGCATTCACACACTTCATGAGGACATGGTCTTCGATTTCCAAGTTAGGAGCTGGGTCTCTCTCACCTGAGTCCCTACCATTCTTGGATAGGACTGTTATCGAGGATAAAGAGAACATCTTAAATATGTTCTTGGAGTTGCTGGAAGGATTAATGGATTTTGAATCTGGGTCCGGGAATCGAATATTAAGAGCGATGGACAAGGATCACAAACCCAACTTGGTTCGAGCTACGTTCGAGCTAAATGAAGCAACCACTAGAAGACTCAAGGAATGGGTCTTCGCTCAATACAAGAAGGCAgaacacacacaaacacatacAAGATCAATTACTGCTCCATCAAGATTGGTGGCTGCGTGCGCTTACACTTGGATTTGTTTACTTAAAGTAGAAGCCAAAGTGGGTGAGTCCAACAATAATATGACTAGCTTTCTCCTTAACACCGACTGTAGGGCTCGGCTAGACCCTCCAATCCCGGTAACATATATGGGTAACTGTGTGAGACCTAATGTAGTGATTGTTGAAGACAAGAATGATCTGATAAGAGGAGGGGTAGCTGCGGCAGCACAGTTGTTAGGAGACGCGATTCATGAGATGGGCAAAGGAGTTTTGAAAGGCATGGTACAGAATGTTGCAAGCTTGGTGGAGATGTCGTCTGATCAAATTTTTGCAGTGGTTGGGTCACCACAGTTTGAGTATTACAAGACAGATTTTGGGTTTGGAAGGCCAAAGAAGGTGGAGATGACATCCGCTGAAGGAGCAAGAGGCATGTTTCTGAAAGATAGCTCTAAAGTAGAtggtgggtttgagtttgatttgGCTCTCAACAGATTGGAGATGGAAGCCTTTGCTTCTGAGTTTGTTGATGGGCTTAATGCTCTGATATAG
- the LOC122061993 gene encoding anthocyanin 5-aromatic acyltransferase-like, translated as MAPFKPVKLLDLCKVAPPRGSVVPTYTSLPLTFFDLKWLPLPPVELLFFYDFPYPISQFTHSLLPHLKQSLSCTLIRFYPFSGNLSWPHEPNHPMICYTEGDSVSFSVAESDADFYHLSSNNLKDAIESRPLVPHLPASGPIVPMLAIQVTVFPNNGICIAATHHHSVCDGRGFVHFMRTWASISKLGVESLSPESLPFLDRTTIKENYGITKILLNDLDRFMGSETISGNRRLRVMDIELKPNMVRATFEVNEASGRRLKEWIFSQYKKDEQQTIPPSKFVAICAYTWICLLKAEAKVGESKTNNTTSFVFNVDCRARLDPPIQETYLGNCIRSGVVIAEKTDLMREVAVAAQLIRNVVLEMDKGILRGMERSVSSLLEMQYGRILAAAGSSQLGFYKIDFGFGKPKKVEMASIDRTGAMFLKESSNEGGGIEFDLVLNRKEMDAFVSVFVGGLNVLSEHSLSPSTSRSLL; from the coding sequence ATGGCTCCATTCAAACCGGTGAAGCTTCTCGACCTGTGCAAAGTCGCTCCACCACGAGGCTCTGTTGTCCCGACTTACACTTCTCTTCCTCTCACCTTCTTCGACCTAAAATGGTTACCACTACCACCTGTAGAATTACTATTTTTCTATGACTTCCCCTACCCAATATCCCAAttcactcactctctccttccccaCCTCAAACAATCACTCTCTTGCACCCTAATCCGCTTCTACCCTTTCTCAGGAAATCTCTCATGGCCTCATGAACCCAACCACCCCATGATCTGTTACACTGAAGGAGACTCAGTCTCGTTCTCCGTTGCTGAGTCCGACGCCGACTTCTATCATCTCTCCTCCAACAACCTAAAAGATGCCATAGAATCGCGCCCACTCGTGCCTCACTTGCCTGCATCTGGACCTATTGTTCCCATGTTAGCAATACAAGTCACCGTTTTCCCAAATAATGGCATCTGTATCGCGGCAACACATCACCATTCGGTCTGCGATGGAAGAGGATTTGTCCACTTCATGAGGACATGGGCTTCGATCTCCAAGTTAGGAGTGGAATCTCTCTCACCTGAGTCCCTACCATTTTTGGATAGGACTACCATCAAGGAGAACTATGGCATCACAAAGATACTCTTGAATGATTTGGATAGATTCATGGGTTCCGAAACGATATCGGGGAATCGAAGATTAAGAGTGATGGATATCGAACTCAAACCCAACATGGTTCGAGCTACGTTCGAGGTAAATGAAGCAAGTGGTAGGAGACTCAAGGAATGGATCTTCTCTCAATACAAGAAGGATGAACAACAAACAATTCCTCCATCTAAATTTGTAGCCATTTGTGCTTACACATGGATTTGTTTGCTCAAAGCAGAAGCAAAAGTGGGTGAGTCCAAGACTAATAACACCACTAGCTTTGTGTTTAACGTGGACTGCAGGGCTCGGCTGGACCCTCCAATCCAAGAAACATACTTGGGTAATTGCATTAGGTCTGGTGTGGTGATTGCTGAGAAGACTGATTTGATGAGAGAAGTAGCCGTGGCTGCACAGTTGATAAGAAATGTGGTTCTTGAGATGGACAAAGGAATTTTGAGAGGTATGGAACGCAGCGTTTCAAGCTTGTTGGAGATGCAGTATGGTAGAATTTTGGCAGCAGCAGGGTCATCACAGTTAGGGTTTTACAAGatagattttgggtttgggaagCCAAAGAAAGTGGAGATGGCATCCATTGATAGAACAGGAGCCATGTTTCTGAAAGAGAGCTCTAATGAAGGTGGTGGGATTgagtttgatttggttcttaATAGAAAGGAAATGGATGCCTTTGTTTCTGTGTTTGTTGGTGGGCTTAATGTTCTGAGTGAGCATTCTTTAAGCCCCTCAACCAGTCGCTCCCTTCTCTAA
- the LOC122061262 gene encoding anthocyanin 5-aromatic acyltransferase-like, translating into MAPFKPVKLLDLCKVAPPRGSVVPTYTSLPLTFFDLLWLPLPPVELLFFYDFPYPISQFTHSLLPHLKQSLSCTLIHFYPFSGNLSWPHDPNHPMICYTEGDSVSFSVAESDADFYHLSSNNLKDAIESRPLVPHLPASGPIVPMLALQVTVFPNNGICIAATHHHSVCDGRGFTHFMRTWASISKLGVESLSPESLPFLDRTTIKEDYGITKILLNDLDRFMGSETILGNRRLRVMDIELKPNMVRATFEVNEASGRRLKEWIFSQYKKDEQQTIPPSKFAAICAYTWICLLKAEAKVGESKTNNTTSFVFNVDCRARLDPPIQETYLGNCIRSGVVIAEKTDLMREVAVAAQLIRNVVLEMDKGILRGMERSVSDLLEMQYSRILAAAGSSQLGLYKIDFGFGKPKKVEMASIDRTGAMFLKESSNEGGGIEFDLVLNRKEMDAFVSVFVGGLNVLSEHSLSPSTSRSLL; encoded by the coding sequence ATGGCTCCATTCAAACCGGTGAAGCTTCTCGACCTGTGCAAAGTCGCTCCACCACGAGGTTCTGTTGTCCCGACTTACACTTCTCTTCCTCTCACCTTCTTCGACCTACTATGGTTACCACTACCACCTGTAGAATTACTATTTTTCTATGACTTCCCCTACCCAATATCCCAAttcactcactctctccttccccaCCTCAAACAATCACTCTCTTGCACCCTAATCCACTTCTACCCTTTCTCAGGAAATCTCTCATGGCCTCATGATCCCAACCACCCCATGATCTGTTACACTGAAGGAGACTCAGTCTCGTTCTCCGTTGCTGAGTCCGACGCCGACTTCTATCATCTCTCCTCCAACAACCTAAAAGATGCCATAGAATCGCGCCCACTCGTGCCTCACTTGCCTGCATCTGGACCTATTGTTCCCATGTTAGCATTACAAGTCACCGTTTTCCCAAATAATGGCATCTGTATCGCGGCAACACATCACCATTCGGTCTGCGATGGAAGAGGATTTACCCACTTCATGAGGACATGGGCTTCGATCTCCAAGTTAGGAGTGGAATCTCTCTCACCTGAGTCCCTACCATTTTTGGATAGGACTACCATCAAGGAGGACTATGGCATCACAAAGATACTCTTGAATGATTTGGATAGATTCATGGGTTCCGAAACGATATTGGGGAATCGAAGATTAAGAGTGATGGATATCGAACTCAAACCCAACATGGTTCGAGCTACGTTCGAGGTAAATGAAGCAAGTGGTAGGAGACTCAAGGAATGGATCTTCTCTCAATACAAGAAGGATGAACAACAAACAATTCCTCCATCTAAATTTGCAGCCATTTGTGCTTACACATGGATTTGTTTGCTCAAAGCAGAAGCAAAAGTGGGTGAGTCCAAGACTAATAACACAACTAGCTTTGTGTTTAACGTGGACTGCAGGGCTCGGCTGGACCCTCCAATCCAAGAAACATACTTGGGTAATTGCATTAGGTCTGGTGTGGTGATTGCTGAGAAGACTGATTTGATGAGAGAAGTAGCCGTGGCTGCACAGTTGATAAGAAATGTGGTTCTTGAGATGGACAAAGGAATTTTGAGAGGTATGGAACGTAGCGTTTCAGACTTGTTGGAGATGCAGTATAGTAGAATTTTGGCAGCAGCAGGGTCATCACAGTTAGGGCTTTACAAGatagattttgggtttgggaagCCAAAGAAAGTGGAGATGGCATCCATTGATAGAACAGGAGCCATGTTTCTGAAAGAGAGCTCTAATGAAGGTGGTGGGATTgagtttgatttggttcttaATAGAAAGGAAATGGATGCCTTTGTTTCTGTGTTTGTTGGTGGGCTTAATGTTCTGAGTGAGCATTCTTTAAGCCCCTCAACCAGTCGCTCCCTTCTCTAG